In Shewanella psychrotolerans, the genomic stretch AACTTACCAATGACATTTTCCCACGTCATATTGCCCTTGCGCTTCTCATCACGAAGCACCTTTTGAATAAGCAGATCTTGGTAACCCATGGTTAAGCGGTTCCAGAAATCTTTACGACGACCGATACGCACAGGGTTGATGGCACCTGTATATTCATTGCTCTTCTCTTCGCTAGCGAAATACTCTGGCAATAAACGCTCGAAGAAGTAGGTCAAGATAACGAATAGACTGTCGTTAAGTTGTGGGAAACCGACACTTTTCCACTGCTCTGTTTTGGTGAGTAGATCAGCACGGTTTGACTGAGACATAAAGTACTTCAGCCATTTGTAGAATTTACTCTTATCGTTAGCCGTATCTTGCTTTGAGATAGCACGGTCAATTGAGTCATGTAATAGATTATCAACCGATGCACGTGACAGGCTCTTAGACATCATGGCTTCTTTAGCGATTGACGCCAAATTACCAACAACATTGTCATAAAGTGCGTTGAAAACCAGAATGTTATAACATTGCCAAATGAAGTCTTCACGTAATTCATCATGCACAATCACATCGAGAACAGTAAGCTGATTAAGCTCAGGCCAATCGGCTTGAGTGACTTCATCTGGTAGACTTTCCAAGTAATGGATTAGGCCTTTGAAGTTGTTTTCAGCGTTACTCTTCCAGCGGTGGTATAGCGACCAACCAATGTTAAATAACAGCGCCTTACGTGCTTTTTTGTAGTTCTCTTTTGGCTCACCCAAGATAAGGCGAGTCAACATGTTACGCTCAGTAGCAACATCGTCACGCTTAGAGGTAAAGTTACCCCAAAGCTTGTTTAGCTCTTCGTCGTAAACAACTTTATCAGGGCTAGATAACCAAGATTGGAAAACTTTATCTTGCTCTTGCTGAATACGCGCAAGCAGATCACCTTCTGGGATACTGACCTTAGATAGACGGCCATATTGTTCTTGAGAGATAGAGTGAATACGGCTACGCAGCGTAAGATAACGCAAGTAACGATAGGCGCTACCAAACAGGTTTAAGTGCATGGTTGGGTTATCAGCGACCGCTAACTCCGCCTGATCCTCTAGTGCAGCAAGGTTCTTCGAAGGATGAAGGAAACGGGTCAAACTACGATCGTAATGCTCACGCAGATCTGTCGATTCACGAACAAACTTCACTGCCGCATTTTCAACCGCTTCGATGCTGCTAACGATAGCGCGGCGTAAGTTGTGCTGGCGCTCATCTTTGTCTGAAGGCGAGAAGTCGATGATGCCATCGATACAACCTGAGGTGTACAACTCTTCTGGCGATACGCCAACAGACTTGGCACACTCCTGCCAAGACAAGTTGTACTTACGCGCAATGCTCTGCAAGCCCTGTGGTTGAATGGTATTGAAAATACCGTCACGAAGAGACAATAAGATGTTTGCAGCAGCTAATGGAATTGCGCCGCCTGAATAACCAGCACCGATAACGATACCGATAGTCGGTACGTCAACGTTAGCACTTTCGGCAATCGCCTTAGAGATGGTATGCGCTTGATTTTGACTGTTCGCTACTTCACCCGCATCGGCACCTGGGGTGTCGATAAGGTAAACGATAGGCATACATAATTCGGCAAAATGACGAATAGCAGCACATGCCGCTAAGTGATGCTCTGGCATCCACGCGCCATTACTGGTTGTACGTTCTTGAGCTATAAAACCGATACGGCGAGTACGAGATCCAAAATTCAGTTCGATCTCTGCACTATAAAAAGCGCCTAAATGTTTTTCGGTTATCAGCTTACCTTTAAGATCGGCAATTACGCGCTTTGCGCCAAGACGGTTCTTATCTAATGTTGGCTGAATAACTTTAGCGACATAACCGTCAACGTCTAACTGTTCCAGTTCTTTAAGGTTAGACTGAATCGTATCTTCACTTAACAGACCGTTAATCTGATGCGAAAGGCTCTGTTTACTATGCTTAGGAAACAGAGAAAAATCTTGTGCCAAATGCTCTGCTTGAAGAAAAAGCGGATCGGCAGTTTGAACCTGAGTCGAGTTTGTGGGCTGATTGGTGCTGGTCATCAATAGATCCTCTGCTTTAGCCTCTAAAATTTTTAGCCCATAAATATAGCTTTGTTATAGGGTCAAATGCTATTAAACTGGCCTAGACGCTTTGTTCCATATTTGAGACAGTGATAGAAAAATGCCAGATTTGAACGGTATGATGCTATTTGCAGCGGTAGTTAGGGCCAAGGGATTCTCCCAAGCAGCGCGTAATACCGGTATGCCAAAATCAACCATAAGTCGTAAAGTTGCCCAACTTGAAGAGCAGCTTGGCGTACGCTTATTGCAGCGAGATACCCGTAATTTAAGCCTAACTCAAGTGGGTGCATTATTTTATCAACACTGCAGTAGTATTAATGATGAAATCGAAGCTGCCAAGGCCACTATCGAAAATACTCATAATGACGTATCGGGTTCACTGCGCATCGCTATCCCAGTTTCATTTAGCCAAGAGCTGATTGCTAAGCTCTGTAGCAGCTTTATGCGCCTCTACCCCAATATCGAACTCGACGTGCAGTTTACCGATAATGATGTAGGCCTCGTTGGCGAAGGCTATGACATCGCCATTAAATATGGTCCACTACAATCCTCAGATCTGGTCGCTAGGCTACTGTTAGAACGCCAACCCATTTTAGTCGCGAGTCCTGCCTATTTAAAAGCCAAAGGCACTCCAGCAACACCACAGGAGCTAAGTGAGCATAGCGGTATCTTACTTGGAACCTCGCGCTCAGCGCCCATTTGGCCATTAGGTAAAGGTGAACGTAAGACAATGGTTAACTTTAAGCGCAAAGTGAGGGTTAATAGCGCGATTATGGTAAAACAGCTAGCCCTAGATGATTTTGGCATTGCCATGCTATCTAATTCGGTATGTAAAAATGAGTTAGCTGGCGGCAGCTTAGTGCCACTATTACAAGAGTGGCCGATAGAACCATTTAAAGTCTATGGTGTGTATTCAAGTCGGCGTCAGCTTGCAACCAATATCAGTGTCTTCTTAGACTTTTTCACCAAACGATTTAGCAGCCATGAATCTCTGCAATCTATGATGATCTAACTCTTTGAGCTTGATGGCTTTGCAGAATATCAAAAACCTACCAGCCTATTATCTTCAAACTGGTTAACCAAGCAGTAAGAAGATACGAGATCACCCCCAAATTAGTGAGCGCTTGCCAGACAATAGTTTCGCGATAGGGATCTTAAACGTTGAAGCTGGAATACAGCGCTGTTGGCTGCGGACGCTACTATGGATCAACTGCTCACCACTGCTATCGTAAAGTAACACCAGCACGCCAAATGAACGACGCTCTCAGCATAACAGAGCAAGAGGTTCGACAATCGGTCAAAACCGTGATGATTTAAGTCAAAAAAGGGCGTTTTATCAATAAACCTCAATGCTTTATTTGCGCTTTGATGTCGTGCATACTCAGTTGTTGACTATAATAAATTCAAATTGATAACTACCCAGCCACACATTACTCGACTCACTCCTAGTCTCTAGGGATAAGTCAAAAGATGAGTACGGAAAGGATTAAAAGCCATGAGTAAATCAGCCTTAGCCTTGGCGATGACCGCCATTTTAAGCAGCACTGCCGCCCTTGCAAATCTTGATGTTGAAGAGCTGCGCCTCCCAACTGCAACCCAAGCAATTCCCGATGTGGTGGGCCGTTATCAAGCTATGGTTGAAGATCTAGATAGTAAATATAGACAACAAACCGATGAGCTTATCATGACGCAAATGGTCGCCCGTCAAGGCCAGAGATTGTGGCAACAAGCGGTTAGAGATGTACAGTCTGGTGGACAAGATGACAGGCCACTCTACTGGAGCCGCTTGTCGATGAAACAACAACTAAAACAACATAATCCTGCGTTTAACATCGCCAGCTGGCAGCGTAAAATTCTCCTTAACGCGGTGGAGAAATCTTCTCGAGGTTTTAGCGATATTCAATTCGATGACAGTACTCAAATCCGTATACTCTTAACGGGATTCGATCCTTTCTTCCTCGATCGCCATATTGATCAGAGTAATCCATCTGGCTTAGCCGCTCTGGCGCTTGATGGTTATAAATTTAGCGTCAATGGTAAGAAAGCCCAAGTCGAAACCGTGATGATACCTGTGCGCTTCGCCGATTTTGACCAAGGTATAATCGAATCTTTACTGACCCCTATCTATCGTGACAATAGCGTCAATGCGATTTTTACCATCAGCATGGGCCGTGATAACTTCGATCTAGAGCGCTTTCCAGGTCGCAACCGCAGTGCAACGGCACCAGACAACTTGAATGTACTCACAGGAGCCAGTCCTTCTGCGCCTAAAGCCCCTATGTTCGATGGCAAGACACTCAATGGACCCGAGTTTGTTGAGTTCTCACTTCCGGTAGCGGCAATGCAAGGTGTCGAAGGACCATGGAAGGTCAATGATAACCACACTGTGACCACACTTGCCAAAGGTGAGTTTGAGGCTAAATCGCTACTGGAATTACAAAGTGCAACTTCGGTAGAAGGCTCTGGTGGTGGCTACCTCTCAAATGAGATCTCCTATCGCGCAGTGTTACTTGGGGCACAGTTTAACAGTGCAATCCCGGTTGGCCATATTCACACCCCGAGAGTAGCGGCCTATGAAGCCGAAACGGAAATGAAGATAGTGGCTCAAATCAAAGCTATGGTTGAAGCTGCGGCAACTCAGTTATAATATCCACCATTAAGGCGCCCACATACAGTGGGCGCAATCATAAGATTTAACATGTATCAGCGCATCAAAACCATGATTAAGGGCAAGGCATCAGCCCAAGTTACTCCCCCTCACGTAAATAAAAGTGCACAGCCCAAAACTGATAGTCAGGCACACATTTTGCGGAGTGTAGAAAGTTGCTATCGACTCGCAGAACAACAACTCAATCGCTCCTTTCCTCGCCCTGAAGTTAATTTCAAACTTCGAGGCAAAAGCGCGGGTACGGCCCACCTGCAACTCAATAAGCTGAGATTTAATGCGACCTTATTAGAAGAGAATCCGACCGAGTTCATTGCCCAAGTGGTGCCACACGAGATCTGTCATCTACTCGCTTATCAACTTTATGGACGAGTCAAACCCCATGGGAAAGAGTGGCAATCTTTAATGATAACACTCTACCAACTGCGGCCAAGTACCACGCACAACTTGGATACCAGTTCGGTTGAAGGCAAAACCTATGAATATCAATGTGATTGTGGGCCAGTTAACCTCAGCGTTCGCAGACATAACAAGATACTTCGACAACAGACTCTGTACCGTTGCCGTCGTTGCAGCCAAACATTAACCTTGGCAGAATGATTAACACTAGGCATCTAGAAGTTTCGTTAATCTCTCACCTTGACGCCTTGCTTCATCACAGTCCCATCCCGTAAAATCTGCCCCAACGGCAAAGGCAACAGCACTTGTTGTCACGCTGAGCATAACGATTACCGTATCTATCGCCGTATTAAGGTGACACTGAGCTCAAGGCCATTTAGAGCCAATAGCATGCATTCAATGTCACTGTAATTTTTTTAGGGATTTATAATATTGAACACCTTATCTAGTCGGTGCAGATATGCACTTACGGCTATGCTGCTGGCGCTGTCTGCATTATCTAGCAGTGCACTCGCTTCACATCCCAGCAGTTTTGGGCAAGCTAAAAATATCGCTCGACTCATCTACACAGAAGAACTTCCCGCCACCAGTTTCTATTGTGGTTGCGATATCACGGTAATGGGTAAAAAGTGGCAGCCTAATTTTAGTCATTGCGGTTATCAGGTACGTAAACAGCAAAAACGCGCCAGTCGCATCGAATGGGAACATATCGTTCCAGCTTGGGAATTTGGTCATCAGCGCCTATGCTGGCAACAAGGTGGCCGTAAAAACTGCGGAAGAACTGATAAACAGTTTAAGAAGATGGAGAGCGACCTACACAACTTGGTGCCCGCCATCGGCGAGGTCAACGGTGATCGCAGCAACTACCGTTTCAGTCAATGGAATGCTAAGCCGCAGCAATATGGTCAATGCGCCATGATCGTCGACTTTAAATCGCGAAAAGTTGAACCGCCGAGCTATACTCGCGGTAAAATTGCCCGAACCTATCTCTACATGCAGCAGGCTTATGGATTACAAATAGCTAAAAGTCAGTTAAAGCTATTTAAAGCATGGGATAAAACCTACCCAGTTGATACTATTGAGTGTCAACGAGACCTAGCGATAGCCAATCGCCAAGGCAACCATAATCCATTTGTGCAGGCACAATGCCAAAAGTTGGCCGAATTTAAACAAACTGCGGAGTAGCAGATGAGAGTTCCAAGAATCTACCAGCTGGGCGAACTCGCCCTTTGTCAAACGGTTATGTTAGACAGCGAAGCCGCGGGTCACGTTGGCCGAGTATTACGCATGGGACCGGGCGAAAATCTAGAACTATTCAACGGCGATGGACACAACTATTTAGCTGAAATTGTTAGTGCAAGTAAGAAAAACGTCGAAGTGAAGGTCTTAACTCAAACAACCAATGATAGCGAGTCGCCACTTAACTTACACCTCGGGCAAGTGATCTCTCGTGGTGACAGAATGGATTTCACCATTCAAAAATCGGTAGAACTTGGCGTAAGCACCATTACACCGCTGTTTTCTGAACGTTGCGGGGTAAAACTTAACGGTGAGCGTCTAGAGAAAAAGATCCAGCAATGGCAGAAAATTGTCATCAGCGCATGTGAGCAATCGGGTCGTAGTACGGTGCCACTGGTACGCCCAGCCATGTCACTCGAAACCTGGTGCGCTGAACCAAGCCAAGCGCTAAAACTTAACCTTCATCCTCGCGCGGCTCACGGTATTAATGGCTTGCAACTCGATACCACAAGAGTACGCCTGTTAATCGGCCCCGAAGGCGGTTTATCAGAACCTGAGATCATGATGACAGAACAATATCAGTTTACCGATGTGCTCCTTGGCCCGCGCGTGCTTAGAACAGAAACAGCGGCCCTAACAGCGATCAGCGCATTACAACTTAGATTTGGCGATTTAGGTTAATAGACCTAAATGCACCACCAGAAACAATAAGGATACGAAGATGATTAAGCTTGGCATAGTGATGGACCCGATTAGCGACATCAACATCAAGAAAGACTCTA encodes the following:
- a CDS encoding endonuclease — encoded protein: MLLALSALSSSALASHPSSFGQAKNIARLIYTEELPATSFYCGCDITVMGKKWQPNFSHCGYQVRKQQKRASRIEWEHIVPAWEFGHQRLCWQQGGRKNCGRTDKQFKKMESDLHNLVPAIGEVNGDRSNYRFSQWNAKPQQYGQCAMIVDFKSRKVEPPSYTRGKIARTYLYMQQAYGLQIAKSQLKLFKAWDKTYPVDTIECQRDLAIANRQGNHNPFVQAQCQKLAEFKQTAE
- the rsmE gene encoding 16S rRNA (uracil(1498)-N(3))-methyltransferase, which translates into the protein MRVPRIYQLGELALCQTVMLDSEAAGHVGRVLRMGPGENLELFNGDGHNYLAEIVSASKKNVEVKVLTQTTNDSESPLNLHLGQVISRGDRMDFTIQKSVELGVSTITPLFSERCGVKLNGERLEKKIQQWQKIVISACEQSGRSTVPLVRPAMSLETWCAEPSQALKLNLHPRAAHGINGLQLDTTRVRLLIGPEGGLSEPEIMMTEQYQFTDVLLGPRVLRTETAALTAISALQLRFGDLG
- a CDS encoding SprT family zinc-dependent metalloprotease; translation: MYQRIKTMIKGKASAQVTPPHVNKSAQPKTDSQAHILRSVESCYRLAEQQLNRSFPRPEVNFKLRGKSAGTAHLQLNKLRFNATLLEENPTEFIAQVVPHEICHLLAYQLYGRVKPHGKEWQSLMITLYQLRPSTTHNLDTSSVEGKTYEYQCDCGPVNLSVRRHNKILRQQTLYRCRRCSQTLTLAE
- a CDS encoding LysR family transcriptional regulator; this translates as MPDLNGMMLFAAVVRAKGFSQAARNTGMPKSTISRKVAQLEEQLGVRLLQRDTRNLSLTQVGALFYQHCSSINDEIEAAKATIENTHNDVSGSLRIAIPVSFSQELIAKLCSSFMRLYPNIELDVQFTDNDVGLVGEGYDIAIKYGPLQSSDLVARLLLERQPILVASPAYLKAKGTPATPQELSEHSGILLGTSRSAPIWPLGKGERKTMVNFKRKVRVNSAIMVKQLALDDFGIAMLSNSVCKNELAGGSLVPLLQEWPIEPFKVYGVYSSRRQLATNISVFLDFFTKRFSSHESLQSMMI